In Ptychodera flava strain L36383 unplaced genomic scaffold, AS_Pfla_20210202 Scaffold_31__1_contigs__length_3010019_pilon, whole genome shotgun sequence, the following are encoded in one genomic region:
- the LOC139127435 gene encoding uncharacterized protein has product MKSDHIELLMKINGAVANYSPYAEKAVVLRKMLKGKAKKISDGVKETLMNFISQHEDFKLVNPGEEAPERPGQISSEGHSHEQCITPTPGHSIDEPATKKRKLQSDKCTRGEEQSRSHPNPTNDTESEGQSGLNLPVERSEESNINPSPTSPSDSEAQRPGFGGGQMSPEDDKNGSNSQSEQEGTAGKKRNVKNGDGPQKDNQGTGSSTNNGSNGNGNHSNPDDTNQNTQGHINVRLRVSSGVPENNRPMADIEDALFRHASTDANAQQYMNGVTSIHPDLSGEGVERGSLNFIMRCGSSDAADALWNAYSSGRLDRMADKTFLSIPILDDIGARMLSLETLVDYQEYLQCKEEITRRDINSPVSSEGAKSPEDLCDVELVSIMNMEAETQTKEQNISVHRKQIEVKTVTKDKMQSTVSRDSQTFSESEKACMDEWVTLKRRMQQSDKLVLQEDGEKLKQRTKMLTYDVLSMKYITKGKVEELEKMRLSHDRIMKGIVPKDTVRRLSRQGNGPGEVWSP; this is encoded by the exons ATGAAGAGTGACCACATCgaacttttgatgaaaataaatgGCGCTGTTGCAAACTATTCTCCGTACGCTGAGAAGGCTGTGGTATTGAGGAAAATGCTGAAGGGAAAGGCGAAGAAAATATCAGATGGTGTAAAGGAGACTTTGATGAATTTTATAAGTCAGCATGAAGATTTCAAACTTGTCAACCCAGGGGAAGAAGCACCTGAGAGACCAG GTCAGATTTCTTCAGAAGGTCACAGCCATGAGCAGTGTATTACTCCCACTCCCGGTCATTCAATTGATGAACCAGCGACCAAAAAGCGAAAGCTGCAAAGTG ACAAATGTACACGAGGCGAAGAGCAAAGTAGAAGTCACCCAAATCCTACAAATGACACGGAATCTGAGGGACAATCAG gtcttaACTTACCTGTAGAGCGCTCGGAAGAATCGAATATTAATCCAAGTCCAACATCGCCAAGTGATTCAGAAGCCCAGAGGCCGGGGTTTGGAGGTG GTCAAATGTCTCCTGAGGATGATAAAAACGGATCAAACTCACAATCTGAGCAAGAAGGAACGGCAGGAAAAAAGCGGAACGTGAAAAACG GTGATGGTCCGCAGAAAGACAACCAGGGGACTGGATCGAGTACAAACAACGGCAGTAATGGTAATGGAAACCATTCCAATCCTGATGATACAAATCAAAATACACAAG GTCACATTAATGTACGATTGCGTGTCAGTAGTGGTGTGCCCGAGAACAACAGACCAATGGCTGACATAGAGGATGCTTTATTCAGACATGCCAGCACTGACGCAAATGCTCAGCAGTACATGAATGGAGTTACCTCGATTCATCCAGACCTTTCTGGAGAAGGCGTTGAAAGAGGAAGTCTAAACTTCATTATGAGATGTGGTTCTTCAGATGCAGCTGACGCCTTGTGGAATGCCTATAGCAGTGGACGGTTAGATAGAATGGCGGATAAAACTTTTCTATCCATACCTATTCTGGATGATATCGGTGCCAGGATGCTGTCTTTGGAAACACTTGTAGATTATCAGGAATACTTACAGTGTAAGGAAGAGATCACACGCAGAG ATATAAACAGTCCTGTATCTTCAGAAGGTGCCAAATCTCCGGAAGATTTGTGTGACGTTGAGCTGGTAAGCATAATGAATATGGAAGCTGAGACGCAGACAAAAGAGCAAAACATCAGTGTCCACAGGAAGCAGATCGAAGTGAAGACAGTAACCAAGGACAAGATGCAGTCGACAGTCTCCAGGGACAGTCAAACCTTCAGCGAAAGTGAGAAAGCCTGTATGGATGAGTGGGTGACGCTGAAAAGAAGAATGCAACAATCTGACAAGTTGGTCCTCCAAGAAGACggggaaaaattgaaacaacgAACGAAGATGCTGACCTACGATGTGTTATCGATGAAATATATCACTAAAGGAAAGGTTGAAGAACTTGAGAAGATGAGATTATCTCACGACCGGATAATGAAAG